One window of Alkaliphilus metalliredigens QYMF genomic DNA carries:
- a CDS encoding ABC transporter substrate-binding protein, protein MNKNKTYIVVIIIMILYIFPIDRVQGLDEAVLQLRWDHQFQFAGYYTALWNGYYEEEGLEVEIRSAFTEEGDVLQATQEVAEGDADFGVGAVDILIANDEGLDLAVLASIFQRSAVEFFMKEETPFSTMADLVNLQVARRKDDLMDIELQAMLMAEGIDPKQLKLYEHRGNFAIEDLGDDGFDMVPIYLRNILTYPEEEGVQLKSIRPIDYGIDFYGDSLFTRGSLAKENPDKVEAFKRASLKGWEYALENPEEIIEKMVVAFPPQEKTEKEFRAFNVFQAREVLELTLHPVVEIGNINPHRWWGTQEVLKKLNLVSGDLDRENFIFSYDRILQQQAERKEKFLQIFSLISVVILLIVLIIYLTAKSTIRKLEKMFQREWEENKRKEGIIIYQARLAAMGEMIANIAHQWRQPLNNLGLILNNIEDAYHYEELTKKSLEEDIERSRRLIHKMSETIDDFRNFSNPNTKKDEFSIHENIMMVLDLMEERIKLHHIEVVFKDISTKKAYGYSNQFAQGIFNVISNSIDALIDEKGGKRQIFIGIYEQGNDVITEIEDTGGGISEAIADKVFDLYFTTKEDTQGTGLGLYMTKVIIEKNLKGSLHWKNTDRGVKMMIRIPCKGVDGNVTD, encoded by the coding sequence ATGAATAAAAATAAGACATATATTGTTGTGATCATCATCATGATTCTATACATCTTTCCCATAGATAGAGTGCAGGGATTGGATGAGGCTGTATTGCAGCTACGATGGGATCATCAGTTTCAGTTTGCAGGTTATTATACAGCCCTATGGAATGGCTATTATGAGGAAGAAGGATTGGAGGTAGAGATACGCTCTGCCTTTACAGAAGAGGGAGATGTGCTGCAGGCCACACAGGAGGTAGCAGAAGGTGATGCGGATTTTGGTGTGGGAGCCGTAGACATTCTGATCGCCAATGATGAAGGATTGGATTTGGCGGTGCTGGCATCTATATTCCAACGAAGTGCAGTGGAATTTTTTATGAAGGAAGAGACTCCCTTTAGTACCATGGCAGATTTAGTGAATTTGCAGGTGGCAAGAAGAAAAGATGATTTGATGGATATTGAGCTACAGGCCATGCTGATGGCGGAAGGAATTGATCCTAAACAATTGAAGTTATATGAACACCGAGGGAATTTCGCTATAGAAGATTTAGGTGATGATGGTTTTGACATGGTACCAATATATTTGAGAAATATTCTGACTTACCCTGAGGAGGAAGGGGTGCAATTAAAATCAATCAGGCCAATAGATTATGGCATCGATTTTTATGGAGATAGTCTTTTTACAAGGGGCAGTCTGGCCAAAGAAAATCCTGACAAAGTAGAAGCATTCAAAAGAGCCAGCCTAAAGGGCTGGGAATATGCATTGGAAAACCCTGAAGAAATAATTGAAAAGATGGTTGTAGCCTTTCCACCACAGGAAAAAACAGAGAAAGAATTTAGAGCCTTTAATGTATTTCAAGCTAGGGAGGTTCTGGAGCTTACCCTTCATCCCGTGGTTGAGATTGGAAATATCAACCCACATCGATGGTGGGGCACCCAGGAAGTATTAAAAAAATTAAATCTAGTTTCTGGTGATCTAGATAGAGAGAATTTTATATTTAGCTATGACAGAATATTGCAACAACAGGCAGAGCGAAAAGAGAAATTTCTACAAATATTTTCTTTAATAAGTGTAGTGATCCTTTTGATTGTGCTGATTATCTATTTAACGGCCAAAAGTACCATTAGAAAGTTAGAGAAAATGTTTCAGCGGGAATGGGAGGAAAATAAAAGAAAAGAGGGAATTATTATCTATCAAGCAAGATTAGCTGCCATGGGGGAAATGATTGCTAATATAGCCCACCAATGGCGACAACCGCTGAATAATCTAGGCTTGATTCTTAATAATATAGAGGATGCCTATCACTATGAGGAGTTAACAAAGAAAAGTCTAGAGGAGGATATAGAGCGCTCTAGGAGATTGATTCACAAAATGTCAGAGACCATTGATGACTTTAGAAATTTTTCCAATCCTAACACAAAAAAAGATGAATTTTCAATACATGAAAACATCATGATGGTGTTAGACCTAATGGAAGAAAGAATAAAGCTTCACCATATTGAGGTGGTTTTTAAAGATATTTCTACAAAGAAGGCCTATGGATATAGTAATCAATTTGCCCAAGGGATTTTTAATGTGATCAGCAATTCAATAGACGCATTAATAGACGAAAAAGGTGGAAAAAGACAAATTTTTATTGGTATTTATGAACAAGGCAATGATGTGATTACAGAAATAGAAGATACTGGTGGGGGAATCAGTGAGGCCATAGCAGATAAAGTATTTGATCTCTACTTTACCACCAAAGAAGACACACAGGGAACGGGATTGGGATTGTATATGACTAAGGTGATTATAGAGAAAAATTTAAAGGGAAGCCTTCATTGGAAAAATACAGACAGAGGGGTTAAAATGATGATCAGGATACCTTGTAAGGGGGTGGATGGAAATGTCACAGACTGA
- a CDS encoding FAD binding domain-containing protein codes for MIDIKNYVVPKSIDEAYEVLASNRLAMLLGGGAFIRMGNKRTNYMIDLSKCNIEGIIETETDIEIGAMTTFGEMERSDVLKKHFNDLLACSVKEIVGVQLRNIVTVGGTVYSRYGFSDLITGLLALDTYVNLHKGGLIPLETFLIKGPESKDILKSVLIKKDNRKAAFKAMRNSKGDYAILNAAVSKVGNDIKIAVGARPGRATLAYETMAYLKENGISTESLPHALDLLTKEMNFGTNGRGSQAYREKICRVLVKNGLEEVGFHED; via the coding sequence TTGATTGACATAAAAAATTATGTCGTCCCTAAAAGCATAGATGAAGCATATGAAGTCTTAGCTTCCAATAGATTAGCAATGCTATTGGGAGGGGGCGCCTTTATTAGGATGGGAAATAAGAGAACGAACTATATGATAGATCTTTCAAAATGTAATATTGAGGGAATCATAGAAACGGAAACAGATATTGAAATAGGCGCCATGACTACATTTGGAGAGATGGAAAGATCTGATGTACTAAAAAAACATTTTAATGACTTACTAGCATGTTCTGTTAAGGAAATCGTAGGGGTACAGCTTAGAAATATTGTAACAGTTGGAGGCACCGTTTATTCTAGATATGGTTTTTCTGATTTGATTACAGGGTTATTGGCTCTAGATACCTATGTGAATCTCCATAAAGGAGGCCTCATTCCCTTGGAGACGTTTTTAATAAAAGGTCCTGAAAGCAAGGATATACTTAAAAGCGTCCTCATTAAAAAAGACAACAGAAAAGCTGCCTTTAAAGCCATGAGAAACTCAAAGGGAGACTATGCCATTTTAAATGCTGCTGTATCAAAGGTAGGAAATGATATTAAAATCGCTGTAGGAGCAAGACCTGGAAGAGCTACATTAGCATATGAAACCATGGCATATCTCAAGGAAAATGGAATCTCAACAGAGAGTTTACCCCATGCCTTGGATCTTTTAACTAAAGAAATGAACTTTGGAACCAATGGAAGAGGAAGCCAAGCCTATAGAGAAAAAATCTGTAGGGTATTGGTGAAGAATGGACTGGAGGAGGTGGGTTTTCATGAAGATTAA
- a CDS encoding uracil-xanthine permease family protein: protein MVENSSKSRSVFNVDGVPSLGKAAPLGLQHVLAMIVGNVTPAIIIAGVVGLNSPDRTLLVQMAMFIAGIATLIQLYPIGRVGSRLPIIMGVSFAYVPSMIAIGAQHGIAGIFGAQLVGGLVAIVVGIFIKPIRKYFPPLVAGTVVFTIGLSLYPIAINYMAGGVGAATYGSFTNWGIALITLTVVLFCNQFAKGYFKLASILVGIIVGYVIAIMIGIVNFTPVAEAAWIAIPRPLHFGIEFYPSAIITMVIMYIVNSVQAVGDLSATTMGGMGREVTDEELSGGIIGNGVSSVVASFFGGLPTATYSQNVGIVAMTKVVSRFVLALAAGLILIGGFVPKFGAIMTTIPQSVLGGATITVFAIITMTGIKLIIQDELSGRNVTIVGLAVALGMGITTVPQSLELFPDWVMMVFGSSPVVIATVVVFTLNIILPKKSLADEKAEREEMEMKEG from the coding sequence ATGGTTGAAAATTCGAGTAAAAGTAGGTCTGTATTTAATGTAGATGGAGTTCCTTCTTTGGGGAAAGCGGCACCTCTAGGGCTTCAGCATGTCTTGGCCATGATTGTAGGAAATGTCACACCAGCCATTATTATTGCAGGGGTTGTTGGACTGAATTCACCAGACCGAACATTATTGGTACAAATGGCTATGTTTATCGCAGGGATCGCGACACTCATACAACTGTATCCCATAGGGAGAGTTGGATCTAGACTGCCGATTATAATGGGTGTTAGTTTTGCTTATGTACCTTCTATGATTGCTATAGGAGCACAGCATGGTATTGCAGGGATTTTTGGAGCTCAGCTGGTAGGTGGATTAGTTGCAATCGTAGTGGGTATATTTATCAAACCAATCAGAAAATATTTTCCACCTCTTGTTGCAGGAACCGTTGTATTTACCATTGGACTCTCTCTTTATCCCATCGCCATTAACTATATGGCTGGGGGAGTAGGAGCAGCAACCTATGGATCTTTTACCAATTGGGGGATTGCGTTGATCACCCTTACTGTGGTATTATTCTGTAATCAATTTGCAAAGGGTTATTTCAAATTAGCATCGATATTAGTTGGTATTATTGTGGGGTATGTGATTGCTATTATGATAGGAATTGTTAATTTCACGCCAGTTGCGGAAGCTGCATGGATAGCTATTCCAAGACCATTGCACTTTGGAATTGAATTTTACCCATCGGCTATTATTACCATGGTGATTATGTATATCGTCAATTCTGTTCAAGCTGTGGGGGACTTATCTGCCACAACCATGGGGGGCATGGGTAGAGAGGTAACGGACGAAGAACTGTCAGGGGGCATTATAGGTAATGGGGTATCCAGTGTGGTTGCATCCTTCTTTGGAGGACTACCTACTGCAACCTATAGCCAAAACGTTGGTATTGTAGCCATGACAAAGGTAGTGAGCAGATTTGTATTGGCCCTGGCTGCAGGATTAATTTTAATTGGTGGATTTGTTCCTAAATTCGGAGCCATCATGACCACCATTCCCCAAAGTGTATTGGGAGGGGCTACCATTACGGTCTTTGCCATCATCACCATGACGGGGATTAAGTTGATTATTCAAGATGAATTATCCGGTAGGAATGTGACCATCGTTGGATTAGCTGTAGCCCTTGGTATGGGGATTACAACAGTTCCACAATCACTGGAATTATTTCCAGATTGGGTTATGATGGTATTTGGTAGTTCTCCAGTGGTCATTGCCACTGTTGTTGTATTTACTTTAAATATCATACTACCTAAAAAATCCTTAGCCGATGAAAAAGCGGAAAGAGAAGAGATGGAAATGAAGGAGGGATAA
- a CDS encoding (2Fe-2S)-binding protein, giving the protein MKINVKINDENTSFEISPDEYLVETLRKNGYIGVRQGCDTGTCGVCTIHVDGKAVLSCVLLSAKVDGSEITTIEGVQEKAKVIGKHLVDEGVDQCGYCSSGTIMSILYLEKCIENPTDEEILHYLNGNLCRCTGYVGQLRAIKKYFGGRLHENRK; this is encoded by the coding sequence ATGAAGATTAATGTCAAAATTAATGATGAAAATACATCCTTTGAAATTAGTCCCGATGAATACTTAGTGGAGACCCTAAGGAAAAATGGCTATATAGGAGTCAGACAGGGCTGTGATACTGGAACCTGTGGTGTCTGTACCATTCATGTAGATGGAAAGGCTGTGTTATCCTGTGTACTGCTGTCCGCAAAGGTAGATGGCTCTGAAATTACCACCATAGAAGGTGTGCAGGAGAAAGCAAAGGTAATTGGAAAACATTTAGTTGATGAAGGTGTGGACCAATGTGGATACTGTAGTAGCGGGACCATCATGAGTATTTTGTATTTGGAAAAGTGCATTGAAAATCCTACAGACGAAGAAATCCTTCACTATTTAAATGGTAATTTATGCAGATGCACAGGATATGTTGGACAACTAAGGGCGATCAAAAAGTACTTTGGAGGGAGATTACATGAAAATCGTAAATAG
- a CDS encoding Na-translocating system protein MpsC family protein, giving the protein MSQTEKNSVLYHLKVLYVEDEPDTREEMTKFLKRRVGKLYVAKNGLEGIAAFDQNQPHIVVTDLKMPVMDGLEMIKAIRNREHQPAIIITSALSDSETILAAVDIGIVKYVVKPIHPKELMMSMESIGKEILSHQIDIGDVNHIWLGDKEKKAELEKRIKSELAHFIKKYSGRGPKDLQVFIEGNHIQVNIFESLTAFELQLIANNRNHSLVEYNRKLFYMEGSSKIEKALTLIIGMPVTLKEVYCDCRKKIDEITFSIST; this is encoded by the coding sequence ATGTCACAGACTGAGAAGAATAGTGTGCTCTATCATTTAAAGGTACTCTACGTAGAGGATGAACCTGATACCAGAGAGGAAATGACAAAGTTTCTAAAGAGGCGGGTTGGAAAGCTCTATGTTGCAAAAAATGGACTGGAGGGCATAGCCGCATTCGACCAAAATCAGCCACATATTGTTGTAACTGATTTGAAGATGCCGGTTATGGATGGCCTAGAGATGATCAAGGCCATTAGAAACAGGGAGCATCAACCTGCCATTATCATTACCTCAGCCCTTTCAGATAGTGAGACAATACTGGCGGCAGTGGATATCGGGATTGTGAAATATGTCGTTAAACCCATTCATCCTAAGGAGCTTATGATGAGCATGGAATCCATTGGTAAGGAAATATTAAGCCATCAAATTGACATAGGAGATGTAAACCATATTTGGCTAGGAGATAAAGAAAAAAAAGCAGAGCTAGAGAAAAGAATAAAAAGTGAATTGGCTCATTTTATAAAAAAATATAGTGGGAGGGGGCCAAAGGATCTTCAGGTTTTTATAGAGGGAAATCACATACAGGTCAATATATTCGAATCCCTAACAGCCTTTGAACTTCAGCTGATTGCTAATAATAGAAACCATAGCTTAGTGGAGTATAATCGGAAATTATTTTATATGGAAGGATCCAGCAAAATAGAGAAGGCCCTGACGCTTATTATTGGGATGCCTGTTACATTAAAAGAAGTATATTGTGATTGCAGGAAAAAAATTGACGAGATAACGTTTTCAATCTCTACTTGA